From the Gallaecimonas kandeliae genome, one window contains:
- a CDS encoding LysR family transcriptional regulator translates to MRLENGELRTFHTLARTGGFRAAAKELHLTQSAVSQAIKQLETKLGQPLLIRERPIKLTEAGRRLYRHADDQLRQEQLVLGDLARLARGANQQLSVAIDSTNNRFAGPDLIAQFSQQWPETRLRIIEQPSRDIVQSVMSGEVELGLGPFETRMPQFECIPIYEETRRLLVSPTHPLHQQQMSLSQLRKIPLVVSSLDEPDQRPYQEKLRDRFQMIWQISSLNLRLNLIDRGLAVGYVSDRVTCELPQVQHLRALSEFEFAAIQRQVGIFFRKGRELSPAALDFIGVCKDYWAQSL, encoded by the coding sequence ATGAGATTGGAAAACGGTGAGCTGCGCACCTTCCACACCCTGGCCCGCACCGGCGGTTTCAGGGCCGCCGCCAAGGAGCTGCACCTGACCCAGTCGGCGGTGAGCCAGGCCATCAAGCAGCTGGAAACCAAGCTGGGCCAGCCGCTGCTGATCCGGGAAAGGCCCATCAAGCTCACCGAAGCCGGCCGGCGCCTGTACCGCCACGCCGACGACCAATTGCGCCAGGAACAATTGGTGCTGGGGGATCTGGCCCGCCTGGCCAGGGGCGCCAACCAGCAGCTGAGCGTGGCCATCGACAGCACCAACAACAGGTTCGCCGGCCCCGATCTCATCGCCCAGTTCAGCCAGCAGTGGCCCGAGACGAGGCTGCGCATCATAGAGCAGCCGTCCCGCGATATAGTGCAGTCTGTGATGAGCGGCGAGGTGGAGCTGGGGCTGGGGCCCTTCGAGACCCGCATGCCCCAATTCGAGTGCATCCCCATCTACGAGGAAACGCGGCGGCTGCTGGTCAGCCCCACCCACCCCCTGCACCAGCAGCAGATGAGCCTGTCGCAGCTGCGCAAGATACCGCTGGTGGTGTCGTCACTGGACGAGCCAGACCAGCGCCCCTACCAGGAAAAACTGCGGGACCGCTTCCAGATGATCTGGCAGATCTCCAGCCTCAACCTGCGCCTCAACCTTATCGACAGGGGCTTGGCAGTGGGTTACGTCAGTGACCGGGTGACCTGCGAGCTACCCCAGGTGCAGCACCTGCGCGCGCTGAGCGAGTTCGAATTTGCCGCCATTCAGCGGCAAGTGGGGATCTTTTTCCGGAAGGGCCGCGAGCTGAGCCCGGCGGCCCTGGACTTCATCGGGGTCTGCAAGGACTACTGGGCTCAATCCTTGTAG
- a CDS encoding phosphate-starvation-inducible protein PsiE, whose protein sequence is MNRFQRWSRDGLAVVQDLVLAIVAVATLILIVSEVWLMISARAVTLADLLLLFIYLEVLAMVSLYLESGKLPIRMPLYIAIVALARYITLDMKEMDSLRVLAAATAALVLAFTVLVIRYGHLKLPYPYKD, encoded by the coding sequence ATGAACCGATTTCAACGGTGGAGCCGGGACGGTCTGGCGGTGGTGCAGGATCTGGTGCTGGCCATAGTGGCCGTAGCGACCCTCATCCTCATCGTTTCCGAGGTCTGGTTGATGATCTCCGCCCGGGCCGTGACCCTGGCCGATCTGCTGCTGCTGTTCATCTACCTGGAGGTACTGGCCATGGTCTCCCTCTACCTCGAGTCCGGCAAGCTGCCGATCCGCATGCCCCTCTATATCGCCATCGTCGCCCTGGCCCGGTACATCACCCTGGACATGAAGGAGATGGACAGCCTGAGGGTGCTGGCGGCAGCCACCGCCGCCTTGGTGCTGGCCTTCACCGTGCTGGTGATCCGTTACGGCCACCTCAAGCTGCCTTATCCCTACAAGGATTGA
- a CDS encoding PilZ domain-containing protein, whose protein sequence is MHDKRRQQLRHPLRHALPVLLHHKSLRREDVETVEGLLLDASEQGLGILVTEPVALASLCTLELCDEERPRRFQGEICYAKRTDYGIRLGIWVEDDDILGYLKSIGAQW, encoded by the coding sequence TTGCACGACAAACGCCGCCAACAGCTGCGCCATCCCCTGCGCCATGCCCTGCCCGTCTTGCTGCACCATAAGAGCCTACGCAGGGAGGATGTAGAGACAGTCGAAGGGCTGCTGCTCGATGCCAGCGAACAGGGCCTGGGCATATTGGTGACCGAGCCGGTGGCCCTGGCCAGCCTCTGCACCTTGGAGCTTTGCGACGAAGAGCGTCCCAGGCGCTTCCAAGGAGAGATCTGCTACGCCAAGCGTACCGACTATGGCATCCGTCTCGGTATTTGGGTGGAAGATGACGACATCCTCGGCTATTTGAAGAGCATCGGCGCCCAATGGTAA
- a CDS encoding PilZ domain-containing protein, translating into MNQKFREQSRHPLGTPLPVMVYYRNQKSNDVKSVEAMLLDVSEEGLGILVMEQVPLASRCSVELYDDENARYVEGDCCYLTETEYGLRLGVKLDKEARGDVLDYLDSLQTQLK; encoded by the coding sequence ATGAACCAGAAATTCAGAGAACAGAGCCGGCATCCCCTGGGCACGCCTTTGCCCGTCATGGTCTATTACCGCAACCAAAAGAGCAACGACGTCAAGTCGGTGGAAGCCATGCTGCTGGACGTCAGTGAGGAAGGCCTCGGCATATTGGTGATGGAGCAAGTCCCCCTGGCCAGCCGCTGTTCCGTCGAACTGTACGACGATGAGAACGCCCGCTATGTCGAAGGGGATTGCTGTTACCTCACCGAGACCGAATATGGCCTGCGCCTGGGGGTCAAACTGGACAAGGAAGCCAGGGGCGATGTGTTGGATTATCTGGACAGCCTCCAGACACAGTTGAAATAG
- a CDS encoding PilZ domain-containing protein, whose translation MAQKFRVFPRHFLRHPFPVTLYSSELKRVEGMLVDVSEEGMGILINRPMEPLGRCTLEIVYDAKAKSFEGTVSYVTRTEYGLRLGMHLEPGSDSIINYLEELQVEFE comes from the coding sequence ATGGCACAAAAGTTTCGTGTTTTCCCCAGGCACTTCCTTCGTCATCCCTTTCCTGTAACGCTGTACAGCAGCGAGCTCAAAAGGGTAGAGGGGATGTTGGTGGACGTCAGCGAAGAAGGCATGGGCATCCTCATCAACAGGCCAATGGAACCCCTTGGACGATGCACTCTGGAGATCGTCTACGACGCCAAGGCCAAGTCTTTCGAGGGCACCGTCAGCTACGTTACTCGGACGGAGTATGGCCTGCGCCTTGGCATGCATCTGGAACCCGGCAGCGACAGCATCATCAACTACCTGGAAGAGCTTCAGGTAGAGTTTGAGTGA
- a CDS encoding PilZ domain-containing protein encodes MLNNRDQPQTFETLDLILKYQGVSLLGLLFNQRQQTMAQQFRVSPRHALCQPLPVTLYNSDAKVEEGMLLDASDEGMGILVTTPRRPAEHCTVSIFDEEITKSFEGVISYVAKTEYGLRLGVHLTPGNENVVDYLEQIYVEMT; translated from the coding sequence ATGCTGAATAACCGTGATCAGCCCCAAACTTTTGAAACCCTCGACCTCATCCTAAAATATCAAGGAGTAAGTTTATTAGGCTTACTGTTCAACCAGAGGCAGCAGACAATGGCTCAACAGTTTCGTGTTTCTCCAAGGCATGCACTCTGCCAGCCCTTACCAGTGACGCTTTACAACAGCGACGCCAAGGTAGAGGAAGGCATGTTGCTCGACGCCAGTGATGAAGGCATGGGTATACTGGTGACAACCCCTAGGCGACCGGCTGAACACTGCACAGTGTCGATCTTCGATGAGGAGATCACCAAGTCCTTCGAAGGCGTCATCAGCTATGTCGCCAAAACCGAATATGGCCTACGTCTCGGCGTGCACCTGACTCCAGGCAATGAAAACGTCGTTGATTATCTGGAACAGATCTACGTCGAAATGACATGA
- a CDS encoding PilZ domain-containing protein, with protein MSHQFRDSPRQSLCYPLPVRLSLKNPGAVPVDGMLLDVNEQGMGILVTQALEEQACCTIEIFDEDLSKSFPGVISYITNTDYGLRLGVQLAEDSEDLLDYLDEIHVMLE; from the coding sequence ATGAGCCACCAGTTCCGCGACTCTCCAAGACAATCTCTCTGCTACCCCCTGCCAGTCCGGCTATCCCTAAAAAATCCTGGCGCTGTTCCCGTGGATGGGATGCTGCTGGACGTCAATGAACAGGGCATGGGCATACTGGTGACCCAGGCCTTGGAAGAGCAGGCCTGCTGCACCATAGAGATCTTCGACGAGGACCTGTCCAAGTCATTCCCCGGCGTCATCAGCTATATCACCAATACGGACTATGGCCTGCGCCTGGGGGTACAGTTGGCTGAAGACAGCGAAGATCTGCTCGACTACCTGGACGAAATCCACGTCATGCTGGAATGA
- the rlmM gene encoding 23S rRNA (cytidine(2498)-2'-O)-methyltransferase RlmM — translation MKHLLLYCRPGFEGECAQEIEARAAEREIYGFARLKGNTGYVLFECYQEGDSAKLLNQLPVNKLIFARQMIRVAPQVLDMPTDDRLNPLYMAAAEGLPECGRLWVETMDTNEGKELNRLCRSIATPMKAFFKKAGKLTAKDDLEKPVLHVCFTGTDSAFIGYSLPRSHNPQLMGIMRLKFPKDAPSRSTLKLEEAFLTFLSKTQREKRMESGMNAVDLGAAPGGWTYQLVQKGMMVTAVDNGPMDQKLLDTGQVKHVRDDGFKWLPKKHNVHWLVCDMIESPKRVANLMCDWFIGEWCVEAIFNLKLPVKRRFHTVEECLELIYERLDEAGIPYRLVAKHLYYDREEITVHLSRK, via the coding sequence GTGAAGCACCTTTTGCTCTATTGCCGCCCCGGCTTTGAAGGGGAATGCGCCCAGGAGATCGAGGCACGTGCCGCCGAGCGTGAGATCTATGGCTTTGCCCGACTGAAGGGTAATACCGGCTATGTGCTCTTCGAATGCTACCAGGAAGGAGACAGCGCCAAGCTGCTCAACCAGCTGCCGGTCAACAAGCTGATCTTCGCCCGCCAGATGATCCGGGTGGCGCCCCAGGTGCTGGACATGCCTACGGATGATCGCCTCAACCCCCTCTACATGGCGGCCGCCGAAGGCCTGCCCGAGTGTGGACGGCTCTGGGTCGAGACCATGGACACCAATGAGGGCAAGGAGCTCAACCGCCTCTGCCGCTCCATCGCCACCCCCATGAAGGCCTTCTTCAAGAAGGCCGGCAAGCTGACGGCCAAGGATGATCTGGAAAAGCCGGTACTGCATGTCTGCTTTACCGGTACCGACAGCGCCTTCATCGGCTACTCGCTGCCGCGCAGCCATAACCCGCAGCTGATGGGCATCATGCGCCTTAAGTTCCCCAAGGACGCCCCCAGCCGCTCCACCCTCAAGTTGGAGGAGGCCTTCCTGACCTTCCTGTCCAAGACGCAGCGGGAAAAGCGCATGGAGTCGGGCATGAACGCCGTAGACCTGGGCGCCGCCCCCGGCGGCTGGACCTATCAGCTGGTACAAAAAGGCATGATGGTCACGGCCGTCGACAACGGCCCCATGGATCAGAAGCTGCTGGACACTGGCCAGGTCAAGCATGTGCGGGACGACGGCTTCAAGTGGCTGCCCAAGAAGCACAATGTGCACTGGTTGGTGTGCGACATGATCGAAAGCCCCAAGCGGGTGGCCAACCTGATGTGTGACTGGTTCATCGGCGAATGGTGCGTCGAGGCCATCTTCAACCTCAAGCTGCCGGTCAAGCGCCGCTTCCATACCGTCGAAGAATGCCTGGAGCTTATCTATGAGCGCCTGGACGAGGCGGGTATCCCCTATCGGCTGGTGGCCAAGCACCTCTACTATGACCGTGAAGAGATCACGGTGCATTTGAGCCGCAAGTAA
- a CDS encoding DUF423 domain-containing protein produces the protein MRFILALAAFYGATGVALGAFAAHGLKKVLSQEMLAVMETGVRYQLLHALALIGLVVLGDKLAGPWLNAAAWLMAVGILFFSGSLYLLATAGWKFLGPITPLGGLCLILGWLALMVAALKETL, from the coding sequence ATGCGCTTTATCCTGGCCCTGGCGGCCTTCTACGGCGCCACTGGCGTCGCTCTTGGGGCCTTTGCCGCTCATGGTCTGAAGAAGGTATTGAGCCAAGAGATGCTGGCCGTGATGGAGACAGGGGTTCGCTACCAGTTGCTCCACGCCCTGGCCCTGATTGGCCTGGTGGTGCTGGGAGACAAGCTGGCCGGCCCCTGGCTCAATGCTGCGGCCTGGCTGATGGCCGTCGGCATACTCTTCTTCTCCGGCAGCCTCTACCTGCTGGCGACGGCGGGTTGGAAATTTTTGGGCCCCATCACCCCGTTGGGGGGCCTTTGTCTGATCCTGGGTTGGCTTGCCCTGATGGTGGCCGCCCTCAAGGAGACGCTGTGA
- a CDS encoding alpha/beta fold hydrolase: MSQAKLVLAHGSGAGQDHPFMQAIKAGLVAGGVEVVAFDFPYMQKAIAAGKPRPPDKMPVLVAAMAEQCAGIEGPLFLAGKSLGARVAMTLATELHEAGQAVRGVMALGYPFHPPGKPERLRLEPIENLTLPALILQGERDTFGARSEVDGYGLSVPVQYLPDGDHSFVPRKRSGHTQASNLDAALRAMLAFIKENC; encoded by the coding sequence ATGTCGCAGGCTAAGCTGGTGCTGGCCCACGGCAGCGGCGCCGGCCAGGATCATCCTTTTATGCAGGCCATCAAGGCCGGCCTGGTGGCGGGGGGCGTCGAGGTCGTGGCCTTCGACTTTCCCTATATGCAGAAGGCCATCGCCGCCGGCAAGCCGCGGCCGCCGGACAAGATGCCGGTTCTGGTGGCGGCCATGGCCGAGCAGTGCGCCGGCATCGAAGGGCCGCTGTTCCTGGCCGGCAAGTCCCTGGGGGCCAGGGTCGCCATGACCTTGGCGACCGAACTTCATGAAGCAGGTCAAGCGGTTCGGGGGGTGATGGCCCTGGGCTATCCCTTCCACCCACCTGGCAAGCCCGAACGGCTGCGCCTGGAGCCTATCGAAAATTTGACCCTTCCCGCCTTGATCCTGCAGGGGGAGCGGGATACCTTTGGCGCCCGCTCGGAAGTGGACGGCTACGGCTTGTCCGTTCCGGTGCAATACCTGCCGGACGGCGACCACAGTTTTGTGCCTCGTAAGCGCAGTGGCCACACGCAGGCTAGCAACCTGGATGCGGCGCTGCGTGCCATGCTGGCTTTCATCAAGGAGAACTGCTGA